DNA from Oryzisolibacter sp. LB2S:
CGTCGGGCAGTTCCTTTTCGTTGTTCGAGGTGATGAAGACCAGCGGGCGGTGCCTGGCGCGCACCATCTCGCGCGTCTCGTAGCAGTAGAACTCCATGCGGTCGAGCTCGCGCAGCAGGTCGTTGGGAAACTCGATGTCGGCCTTGTCGATCTCGTCGATGAGCAGGGCCACGGGTTGGTCGGCCGTGAAGGCCTGCCACAGCACGCCCTTGACGATGTAGTTGTGGATGTCCTTGACGCGCTCGTCGCCCAGCTGCGAATCGCGCAGGCGGCTCACCGCGTCGTATTCGTACAGGCCTTGCTGGGCCTTGGTGGTCGATTTGATGTGCCACTGCAAGAGCGGCATGTTCAGGGCCTGCGCCACCTCCTCGGCGAGCATGGTTTTGCCCGTGCCGGGTTCGCCCTTGACGAGCAGCGGACGCTGCAGCTTGATGGCGGCATTGACGGCCAGCATCAGGTCTTGCGTGGCAACGTAATTCTGTGAACCTTGGAATTTCATGGGCCTTGGGATAGGGAAATCGTTGATGAAAAGGCTTGACAGGCGCTGCCTATAATCTTTTTCAATACACAGGCGGAGACAGACAATCGTTTGATTGTGCGCGCAAAATGAAAAAGACATTCACCACGTTACTGGGGCTGTCCGTCGCCTGCGCGACCGGCCTGCTCCACGCACAGGACACCCAGGGCGACGCCAAGGCCGGCGCGGGCAAGATCGCCATGTGCATTGGCTGCCACGGCATTCCTGGCTACCAGTCGAGCTTTCCGCAGGTGTACAAGGTGCCCAAGATCGGCGGGCAGGGCGCCGGCTACATCGCCGCGGCACTCGACGCCTACAAGAAGGGCGAGCGCAAGTTTCCGAGCATGCACGCCATTGCCGACACGCTGACCGCGCAGGACATTGCCGACGTGGCCGCCTACTACGCAGAGCATGGCAAGCAGGGCGAGGTGCCGGCCCAGCCCGCGCGCGCGCCCGATGCCCAGGTGGCGCAGCTGTTGCAAAAGGGCGCCTGCGTGTCCTGCCACGGCGAGAACTTCGCCAAGCCCATCGACCCGACCTATCCCAAGATTGCCGGTCAATACCCCGACTACCTCTTCGCCGCGCTCAGGCAGTACAAGGACGACCCGACGACCTACGTGGGCCGCAGCAACGCCATCATGGCCGGCATCGCCAAGCAGTTCACGAATGCCGAGCTCAAGGCCTTGGCGGGCTATGTGGGCTCGCTGCCCGGCGACCTGCAGGTGGTGCCGGAGTCGCGCTTTCGCTGACCTCTGAAACTGCCCCAAGCACACAACCCGCGGACCGCCGCGGGTTTTGTTTTGTCCCGGGCCGGCCGACGGGTTCAATCCTTGGTGGCGCGCCGCTGCACGCAGGCGACATAGGCGTCGCCATCGGGCGGGCGGCCCGAGCGCTGTGCCTCCCACAACATCTGCCCCAGGCATTCCATGGCCGCGTGGTGCGCGTCGTGCAGTGAGTCCAGACGGCGGCTGAGCAGTTCCACGGCCTGGCGTATGCCGCGCGGCTGGTCGATGCTGCACTGCTCGCTGATGGACAGATGCATGGACAGGTGCAGAAACGGGTTGGTGCGCGTGGGCGTCTCGTCGTAGTTGCGCGCCAGCGCCGCGTCCACGTCGGCGAGCTCGGCGTGGTATTCGGGGTGCTCGGCGATCCACAGGCCGGCCAGGGTCTCTATGGCCTCCATGGGCTGGCCGGCCTGCTGCTTGGCGTGCACGCCGCAGAAAAAGCGGCGTACGTCGGCTTGGGTGGGATTGAACATAGGCGCCTAGCTTAGCGCGTGCGCAACAGGCGCGAGATGGTCTGCGCGGTCTCGAGCAGCTCGGGCAGCAGCTCGTCGCGCAGCATGGTGGTGCTGGTGCGGTTGGCCTGGCCGCTGATGTTGAGTGCCGCCACCACGGCGCCGCTGCGGTTCTTGAGCGGTGCGGCGACCGAGATCAGCCCTTCCTCGAGCTCCTGGTCCACCAGGCTCCAGCCCTGCGTGCGCGCCTCGGCGATGCGGGCGAGCAGCGTCTCGTCGTCCAGCACCGTGTGGCGCGTGAAGGCCTGGCGTGGCAGGCGGGCCAGGCGTGCGCGCAGCTCGTCCTCGGGCAGGGCGGCCAGCAGCACGCGGCCCATGGATGTCCAGAACGCCGGCAGGCGCGAGCCCACTGCCAGGTTGGTGCTCATGATCTTGTGCGTGTGCACGCGCAGCACATAGACCACGTCCAGCCCGTCGAGAACCGCTGCCGAGCAGGACTCGTGCACGCGGTCGGTCAGCGCCTCCATGAGCGGCTCGGCCAGGTCCCAGATGGGCATGGAGCTCAGGTAGGCAAACCCCAGGTCCAGGATGCGCGGCGTGAGGCGAAACAGCCGGCCGTCGCTCTCCAGATAGCCCAGGGTCTGCAGCGTGAGCAGGATGCGCCGGGCGCCGGCGCGCGTGAGGCCGGTGCGCGCGGCCACCTCGCTGAGCGTCTGCTGCGGCGCGCTGGCGCTGAAGGAGCGGATCACCTCCAGCCCGCGGGCGAAGGACTGCACATAGCTGTCACCAGGTTTGTGGGAACTACTGATGGGAAGGGGGGTGTCATTCATGGCGATCTGTCCTAAAATTCATTATACGAACAGTTGTTCTGTATGCGAACAAATCGGCCCGTAGGCGGCCGGTTTTTCTTCAGGAGACAAGGCAGCGCATGATCAACAAGATTGCGGACTCGGTGGCCGAGGCCCTCGCGGGCGTGCAGGATGGCGCCACGGTGCTGATTGGTGGCTTTGGCACCTCGGGCAATCCCGTGGAGCTCATCGATGGCCTGATCGCCCAGGGCGCGCGCGACCTCACCGTGGTCAACAACAACGCCGGCAATGGCGACTCGGGCCTTGCGGCGCTGCTCAGGAGCGGCCAGGTGCGCAAGATCATCTGCAGCTTTCCGCGCCAGGCCGACAGCTGGGTGTTCGATGAGCTCTACCGCGCCGGCAAGATCGAGCTCGAACTCGTGCCCCAGGGCAATCTGGCCGAGCGCATGCGCGCCGCCGGCGCCGGCATTGGCGCCTTCTTTTGCCCCACGGGCTACGGCACCGAGCTTTCCAGGGGCAAGGAGACACGCGAGATCAACGGCCGCCACTATGTGCTGGAGTACCCCATTCACGGCGACGTGGCCCTGGTCAAGGCTGAGCGCGGCGACCGCTGGGGCAATCTGACCTACCGCATGTCGGCGCGCAACTTCGGCCCCGTGTGCGCCATGGCCGCCAAATACACCGTGGCCACGGTGCATGAGCTCGTCGAGCTCGGCGAGATGGACCCCGAGTCTGTGGTCACGCCCGGCATCTTCGTGAGCCGCGTGGTGAAGGTGCCGCGCGTTGCCACCCGGGCCGGTGGCATCAGGCAATAAAACGGCACCAGCACAGGAGACACAAGCGTGAGTAGCTATCAGAAACGAAGCAAGACCGAACTGGCCCAGCGCGTGGCCCAGGACATCTTTGACGGTGCCTACGT
Protein-coding regions in this window:
- a CDS encoding MoxR family ATPase — translated: MKFQGSQNYVATQDLMLAVNAAIKLQRPLLVKGEPGTGKTMLAEEVAQALNMPLLQWHIKSTTKAQQGLYEYDAVSRLRDSQLGDERVKDIHNYIVKGVLWQAFTADQPVALLIDEIDKADIEFPNDLLRELDRMEFYCYETREMVRARHRPLVFITSNNEKELPDAFLRRCFFHYIKFPEPETMKKIVDVHFPTLKADLLTVAMKTFYDVRGLPGLKKKPSTSELIDWLKLLVAEEIPLEALQSQDNKVAVPPLVGALLKNEQDVSLFEKLVFMNQRNR
- a CDS encoding c-type cytochrome, with protein sequence MKKTFTTLLGLSVACATGLLHAQDTQGDAKAGAGKIAMCIGCHGIPGYQSSFPQVYKVPKIGGQGAGYIAAALDAYKKGERKFPSMHAIADTLTAQDIADVAAYYAEHGKQGEVPAQPARAPDAQVAQLLQKGACVSCHGENFAKPIDPTYPKIAGQYPDYLFAALRQYKDDPTTYVGRSNAIMAGIAKQFTNAELKALAGYVGSLPGDLQVVPESRFR
- a CDS encoding DUF1841 family protein; protein product: MFNPTQADVRRFFCGVHAKQQAGQPMEAIETLAGLWIAEHPEYHAELADVDAALARNYDETPTRTNPFLHLSMHLSISEQCSIDQPRGIRQAVELLSRRLDSLHDAHHAAMECLGQMLWEAQRSGRPPDGDAYVACVQRRATKD
- a CDS encoding IclR family transcriptional regulator, translated to MNDTPLPISSSHKPGDSYVQSFARGLEVIRSFSASAPQQTLSEVAARTGLTRAGARRILLTLQTLGYLESDGRLFRLTPRILDLGFAYLSSMPIWDLAEPLMEALTDRVHESCSAAVLDGLDVVYVLRVHTHKIMSTNLAVGSRLPAFWTSMGRVLLAALPEDELRARLARLPRQAFTRHTVLDDETLLARIAEARTQGWSLVDQELEEGLISVAAPLKNRSGAVVAALNISGQANRTSTTMLRDELLPELLETAQTISRLLRTR
- a CDS encoding 3-oxoacid CoA-transferase subunit A, with product MINKIADSVAEALAGVQDGATVLIGGFGTSGNPVELIDGLIAQGARDLTVVNNNAGNGDSGLAALLRSGQVRKIICSFPRQADSWVFDELYRAGKIELELVPQGNLAERMRAAGAGIGAFFCPTGYGTELSRGKETREINGRHYVLEYPIHGDVALVKAERGDRWGNLTYRMSARNFGPVCAMAAKYTVATVHELVELGEMDPESVVTPGIFVSRVVKVPRVATRAGGIRQ